In the genome of Tsukamurella tyrosinosolvens, one region contains:
- a CDS encoding AAA family ATPase produces the protein MTETAATLDNLTLARKEGWQKFVNTPARVPPEALNRDELDRLTDKERTDYDRERREWHANLGPLKTRQLVEVHENLWDVIDSNAQDGDKPKGAVAIDAVPGLGKTTAVLSFARAFHRREVAENGTTTEEGHERWPVCRVGLTGNTGLREFNRAMLAFYAHPGGRRGNAADFAHRALDCVLACETKILIVDDLHFLRLQSTSGVEVSNHFKYIANEFPLTVIFAGVGLEARGLFSEGSSDRDALLAQTGRRTTRLTMDPFGVTNDAGRRAWRQTLKAIEQRVVLAEKYPGMIADDLSDYLYARCTGQIGSLMTLINRGCQRAVRTGYERLDEELLDRVKIDEASEKAREELRLAFDNGCLRTRIGRAG, from the coding sequence ATGACCGAAACCGCCGCGACACTCGACAATCTGACCCTCGCCCGAAAGGAAGGGTGGCAGAAGTTCGTCAACACCCCCGCACGTGTTCCACCGGAGGCGTTGAACCGCGATGAACTCGACAGACTGACCGACAAGGAGCGCACCGACTACGACCGTGAGCGCCGCGAGTGGCACGCGAACCTCGGGCCCCTCAAGACCAGACAGCTGGTCGAGGTGCACGAAAACCTCTGGGATGTCATCGACTCCAACGCCCAGGACGGAGACAAACCGAAAGGCGCCGTTGCGATCGACGCAGTACCCGGACTAGGGAAGACCACCGCGGTATTGAGCTTCGCCCGCGCGTTCCACCGCCGCGAAGTAGCCGAGAACGGCACTACGACCGAGGAAGGTCATGAACGGTGGCCGGTGTGCCGGGTGGGACTGACCGGCAACACTGGCCTACGCGAGTTCAACCGGGCGATGCTCGCGTTCTACGCCCACCCAGGCGGCCGCCGCGGCAACGCCGCCGACTTCGCCCACCGAGCCCTGGACTGCGTGCTGGCATGCGAAACGAAGATCCTCATCGTCGATGATCTGCACTTCCTGCGGCTGCAGTCCACCTCCGGTGTCGAGGTCAGCAACCACTTCAAGTACATCGCCAACGAGTTCCCGTTGACGGTGATCTTCGCTGGCGTCGGTTTGGAGGCGCGGGGACTGTTCTCCGAGGGCAGTAGTGACCGAGATGCTCTTCTCGCGCAGACCGGCCGGCGTACAACGCGGCTGACAATGGATCCTTTCGGTGTCACCAATGATGCTGGGCGCCGGGCATGGCGTCAGACGCTCAAGGCGATCGAGCAGCGGGTGGTTCTGGCCGAAAAGTATCCGGGCATGATCGCCGACGATCTCTCTGACTACCTGTATGCCCGGTGTACCGGCCAGATCGGCTCACTGATGACCCTGATCAACCGGGGATGTCAGCGCGCGGTCCGGACTGGGTATGAGCGCCTCGACGAGGAACTGCTCGATCGGGTCAAGATCGACGAGGCATCGGAGAAGGCTCGCGAAGAACTGCGCCTGGCATTCGACAACGGCTGCCTGAGAACTCGCATCGGCAGGGCCGGATGA
- the istA gene encoding IS21 family transposase has product MGSKVELFAQIRRDARVEGMSIRALARKHGVHRRTVRQALSSAEPPPRKTPERSSPRLDRFKAAIDEMLRSDLDAPRKQRHTATRIRERLAIEHDAVELSYSTVRDYVRVRRAQIEVEAGRRTEVFIAQDHAPGAEAEVDFGEVWVILGGVKTKCHMFVYRLSHSGKAIHRVYPTGGQEAFLEGHVEAFRELGGVPTRHIRYDNLTSAVVAVLQGGDRRRQENPRWTLFHSHYGFDPFYCQPGIAGAHEKGGVEGEVGWFRRNRLTPMPQVESLDELNEQIKAWEDRDEGRRIDGRLRTIGQDYEHDRAALAPLPVEDFDPGLILTPRVDRSAMITVRMVKYSVPAHLIGRRVRVSLQASQLLVYDGRTLVARHPRVAGRGTAKIDLDHYLEVLKFKPGALPGSTALAQARAAGVFTASHDAFWAAARRVNGDTDGTSELIDVLLLHRSLPAAAVIAGIDAALRVGAVSAEVVAVEARRAEARLLAHASVAADQTGGANAGRHLDRHAERREQRVVSLTQRRLADPAAVIAGLPPDRRPLPSVTAYDRLLPQHRRRTASDALPASLDPPPIESLDPPPIERPTRL; this is encoded by the coding sequence ATGGGATCGAAGGTGGAGCTGTTCGCGCAGATCCGGCGGGACGCCCGGGTCGAGGGCATGAGTATCCGGGCGTTGGCTCGCAAGCATGGCGTGCACCGGAGGACGGTGCGGCAGGCGTTGTCATCGGCGGAGCCGCCGCCGCGGAAGACGCCGGAGCGGTCGTCGCCGCGGTTGGACCGGTTCAAGGCGGCGATTGATGAGATGTTGCGGTCGGATCTGGATGCTCCGCGTAAGCAGCGGCACACCGCGACGCGGATCCGGGAACGCCTGGCGATCGAGCACGATGCGGTCGAGTTGTCGTATTCGACGGTGCGGGACTACGTGCGGGTCCGGCGGGCGCAGATCGAGGTGGAGGCCGGCCGCCGGACGGAGGTGTTCATCGCCCAGGACCACGCCCCGGGCGCGGAGGCGGAGGTCGACTTCGGCGAGGTCTGGGTGATCCTGGGCGGGGTGAAGACCAAGTGCCACATGTTCGTCTACCGGCTCTCGCACTCGGGCAAGGCCATTCACCGGGTCTATCCGACCGGCGGGCAGGAAGCGTTCCTCGAAGGGCACGTCGAGGCGTTCCGCGAGCTCGGCGGGGTCCCGACCCGGCATATCCGCTACGACAATCTCACCTCGGCGGTGGTCGCGGTCCTGCAGGGCGGAGACCGGCGGCGACAGGAGAACCCGCGGTGGACGTTGTTTCACTCGCACTACGGATTCGATCCGTTCTACTGCCAGCCCGGCATCGCCGGGGCGCACGAGAAGGGCGGCGTTGAAGGCGAGGTCGGATGGTTCCGCCGCAACCGGCTGACCCCAATGCCGCAGGTCGAGTCCCTCGATGAGCTCAACGAGCAGATCAAAGCCTGGGAGGACCGCGACGAGGGCCGCCGGATCGACGGACGACTGCGCACCATCGGCCAGGACTACGAGCACGACCGAGCAGCGCTCGCGCCGCTGCCGGTGGAGGATTTCGACCCGGGCCTGATCCTCACACCACGGGTCGATCGGTCGGCGATGATCACCGTTCGGATGGTGAAGTATTCGGTGCCGGCGCACCTGATCGGCCGCCGAGTCCGCGTCTCACTACAAGCCTCCCAGCTGCTGGTCTACGACGGCCGGACCCTGGTCGCGCGGCATCCACGGGTCGCCGGCCGCGGCACCGCGAAGATCGACCTCGACCACTACCTCGAGGTGCTCAAGTTCAAACCCGGTGCCCTGCCGGGATCAACGGCGTTGGCGCAGGCCCGCGCTGCCGGGGTGTTCACCGCCAGCCATGATGCGTTCTGGGCCGCCGCCCGACGAGTCAACGGCGACACCGACGGCACCAGCGAGCTGATCGACGTCCTGCTGCTGCACCGCAGCCTGCCCGCCGCGGCGGTGATCGCCGGCATCGATGCTGCATTGCGGGTCGGGGCGGTGAGCGCCGAGGTCGTCGCCGTTGAGGCTCGCCGCGCCGAAGCCCGCCTGCTCGCGCACGCCTCGGTCGCTGCCGACCAGACAGGTGGGGCCAACGCTGGCCGTCATCTCGATCGCCATGCCGAACGACGCGAGCAACGAGTTGTCAGCCTCACCCAACGACGGCTCGCAGACCCCGCGGCGGTGATCGCCGGCCTGCCACCCGACCGGCGACCGCTGCCCAGCGTTACGGCCTACGACCGCCTGCTCCCGCAGCACCGGCGACGCACTGCCTCCGACGCGCTACCTGCGTCGCTGGACCCACCACCGATTGAGTCGCTGGACCCACCACCGATTGAAAGGCCCACCCGGCTATGA
- the istB gene encoding IS21-like element helper ATPase IstB, giving the protein MTATANKNQTNALAPSLRRRGGLTEEAALAAVDQACRRLRLPTVRSMIDQHLTAAAKQQLSYQGFLAELLLAEVDDRDRRSTVRRVKAAGFPREKWLADFDFDANPDIEPATIHQLATGDWIRHGLPLCLIGDSGTGKSHLLIGLGTAAAEQGFRVRYTLATKLVNELVEAADEKQLAKTINRYGRVDLLIIDELGYMELDRRGAELLFQVLTEREEKNSVAIASNQSFSGWTDTFTDPRLCAAIVDRLTYRGTIIETGTHSYRLAHTEAAATAG; this is encoded by the coding sequence ATGACCGCAACCGCCAATAAGAACCAGACGAATGCGCTGGCCCCGTCGTTGCGCCGCCGGGGCGGCCTCACCGAAGAAGCCGCCCTCGCCGCCGTTGACCAGGCCTGCCGGCGCCTACGCCTGCCGACAGTGCGGTCGATGATCGACCAGCACCTCACCGCCGCCGCCAAGCAGCAATTGTCCTACCAGGGGTTCCTCGCCGAACTCCTGCTCGCCGAAGTCGACGACCGGGACCGCCGCTCCACTGTTCGCCGCGTCAAAGCCGCGGGGTTCCCGCGGGAGAAGTGGCTGGCGGACTTCGACTTCGACGCCAACCCCGACATCGAACCCGCCACCATCCACCAGCTCGCCACCGGCGACTGGATCCGCCACGGACTGCCGCTCTGCCTCATCGGCGACTCCGGAACCGGCAAATCCCATCTGCTGATCGGATTGGGAACCGCTGCCGCCGAGCAAGGCTTTAGAGTCCGCTACACCCTCGCCACCAAACTAGTGAACGAGCTGGTCGAGGCCGCTGACGAGAAGCAGCTCGCGAAGACCATCAACCGCTACGGCCGCGTTGACCTGCTCATCATCGACGAGCTCGGCTACATGGAACTCGATCGCCGCGGCGCCGAACTGCTCTTCCAAGTCCTCACCGAACGCGAAGAGAAGAACAGCGTCGCGATCGCTTCCAACCAGTCCTTCTCCGGCTGGACAGACACCTTCACCGACCCACGACTCTGCGCCGCGATCGTCGACCGGCTCACCTACCGCGGCACCATCATCGAAACCGGCACTCACAGCTACCGCCTGGCTCACACCGAAGCAGCAGCTACCGCGGGCTAA
- a CDS encoding helix-turn-helix domain-containing protein — translation MYDGEAFEIVELATAKGVVDVLGKSAAGQYMRVGLAELLSSVRGRVLPTGPGVSSTDATEPAGVIFGELSAAELQKVTERAGHVREILTGYRSGSAETASKGEPRPEFSGDRPLTDRYAAKARELGVGLRSVERWVSKFRTEGPAGLVDARRTREAEPFPSVDRRWLDTAVEVMVEHATESKPSRTMVMARAEARVLARFGEGVVAIPSRTNAFRVLEYLEQRYPTFRLSAKRNRDIAERPEGVYGKLRPTRPGEYMLMDTTRLDVFGLDPLTLRWVQVELTVAMDWYTRCITGLRLTPVSTKSVDVATVMYEVFSPRPAGADWPEYAVWPAHGVPRSVLVDVTAERPADAAAGPAIVPETLVVDHGKVYLSNHVMSVCQRFGISVQPARLRTGRDKGPVERFFRTIREDLLQALPGYKGPDVHSRGEDPEGGAFFYIDELESIIREWVAQVYHHRLAMSS, via the coding sequence ATGTACGACGGCGAGGCGTTCGAGATCGTGGAGCTCGCCACGGCTAAGGGCGTCGTCGATGTGCTGGGGAAAAGCGCTGCAGGGCAGTACATGCGAGTTGGCCTCGCGGAGTTGCTGTCTTCGGTCCGGGGTCGGGTCCTCCCGACCGGCCCTGGCGTTTCGAGCACTGATGCAACCGAGCCTGCAGGCGTCATCTTCGGTGAGTTGTCCGCGGCAGAGCTTCAGAAGGTGACGGAACGCGCGGGGCACGTACGCGAGATTCTTACCGGGTACAGATCTGGCAGCGCGGAGACTGCGAGCAAGGGGGAGCCCAGGCCGGAGTTTTCCGGCGACCGCCCGCTCACTGACCGCTACGCAGCGAAGGCGCGCGAACTGGGCGTCGGCTTGCGATCTGTGGAGCGGTGGGTGTCCAAGTTCCGCACTGAAGGGCCCGCAGGCCTGGTAGACGCGCGACGTACGAGAGAGGCGGAGCCCTTCCCGTCTGTCGATCGGCGGTGGTTAGACACAGCTGTCGAAGTCATGGTTGAGCACGCCACCGAGTCGAAACCGTCCCGCACGATGGTGATGGCACGCGCGGAGGCACGGGTCTTGGCGCGATTCGGAGAAGGGGTCGTCGCCATCCCGTCTCGGACAAATGCTTTCCGCGTTCTCGAGTATCTGGAACAGCGCTATCCCACATTTCGACTGTCTGCCAAGCGAAATCGCGACATCGCTGAGCGGCCAGAAGGCGTGTACGGCAAGCTCCGTCCAACTCGGCCTGGCGAGTACATGCTGATGGACACAACCAGGCTCGATGTCTTCGGGCTCGATCCTCTGACGCTGCGATGGGTGCAGGTCGAACTGACCGTCGCGATGGACTGGTACACCCGCTGCATCACCGGGTTGCGATTGACCCCGGTTTCCACGAAATCGGTTGATGTAGCGACCGTGATGTACGAGGTTTTCAGCCCACGTCCGGCCGGCGCGGACTGGCCGGAATACGCGGTGTGGCCAGCTCACGGAGTACCGCGGTCGGTACTTGTAGATGTCACCGCGGAGCGGCCAGCGGATGCGGCCGCTGGACCAGCTATTGTCCCTGAGACACTGGTCGTGGACCATGGCAAGGTCTACCTCTCGAACCACGTGATGAGTGTGTGCCAGCGCTTCGGGATTTCGGTGCAGCCAGCTCGGCTCCGAACCGGCCGCGACAAAGGGCCAGTTGAGCGGTTCTTTCGTACTATTCGTGAAGATCTCCTCCAGGCCTTGCCGGGGTACAAGGGACCTGATGTCCACTCGCGCGGCGAGGATCCTGAGGGCGGAGCGTTCTTCTACATCGACGAGCTCGAAAGCATCATCCGCGAGTGGGTTGCGCAGGTCTACCACCACCGCCTGGCTATGTCAAGTTGA
- a CDS encoding TnsA-like heteromeric transposase endonuclease subunit: MSPGSSAGTAVEVSFRRGEDLCERTVEWKSAAMEDLREAAPWRTFRWYRGQKHYSGWYWSSTTRDLVIYESRLELANLMLADFDDRVRGIVAQPFLLATEVDGVLRRHVPDFLLDTDSGPVVVDVKPARRLDNDDVARVLNLTRDVVEAKGWRYEVATEPPPRRAANVRFLAGYRRESAIVPDHCEAVQAVAQVGLTIGALIDRMPDRPDASVRAAVLHLIWRRRLHVDIDAAITSRTQISRVL, from the coding sequence ATGTCGCCCGGCAGCTCCGCGGGGACCGCGGTGGAAGTATCGTTCCGCCGCGGTGAGGACCTCTGTGAGCGGACCGTGGAGTGGAAGTCGGCCGCAATGGAGGACCTTCGCGAGGCAGCGCCGTGGCGCACATTTCGCTGGTATCGAGGGCAGAAACACTACTCGGGGTGGTACTGGTCGAGCACTACCCGCGATCTGGTGATCTATGAGTCCCGCCTGGAGCTCGCTAACCTGATGCTCGCAGACTTCGACGATCGGGTTCGGGGCATCGTGGCCCAGCCTTTCCTTCTCGCGACTGAGGTCGATGGTGTCCTGCGGAGGCACGTTCCGGACTTCCTACTCGATACTGATTCCGGCCCGGTCGTCGTTGACGTAAAGCCTGCTCGAAGGCTTGATAATGATGATGTTGCAAGGGTTTTGAACTTGACTCGGGATGTCGTCGAGGCCAAGGGGTGGCGATACGAGGTCGCCACCGAGCCGCCGCCGCGGAGGGCCGCGAATGTCAGATTCCTCGCTGGCTATCGGCGCGAGAGTGCAATCGTGCCTGACCATTGCGAGGCGGTTCAGGCGGTCGCTCAGGTGGGATTGACGATTGGTGCTCTCATCGATCGGATGCCAGATCGTCCTGACGCGAGCGTGCGAGCGGCGGTGCTGCACTTGATATGGCGGCGTCGGCTGCACGTCGACATTGACGCCGCAATCACTAGTCGCACTCAGATTTCGAGGGTCTTGTGA
- the dnaB gene encoding replicative DNA helicase → MSVTDEQEFTPRPAGRPEPTPDGPPAEDFGRQPPQDIAAEQSVLGAMMLSKDAIADVLEVVSPGDFYRPAHQSVYDAILDLYGAGEPADAVTVSATLDRKGELKRVGGAPYLHTLISTVPTAANAGYYAEIVAEKAILRRLVEAGTRIVQYGYSGSDGADVAEVVDRAQAAVYDVTERKASEDYVILEELLQPTMDEIDAIASRGGVSMGVPTGFTDFDALTNGLHAGQMIIVAGRPGAGKSTMALDVLRSCAIEHQMPGVLFSLEMSKTEVVMRLLSAEARIKLADMRSGKMSDDDWTRLARRMSEISEAPLFVDDSPNLTMMEIRAKARRLKQRHDLKLIVIDYLQLMTSGKKVESRQQEVSEFSRQLKLLAKELEVPLIAVAQLNRGPEQRTDKKPQVADLRESGSLEQDADMVVLVHRPDAYERDDPRAGEADFILGKHRAGPTATVTVAHQLHYSRFVDMAKG, encoded by the coding sequence GTGTCTGTCACGGACGAGCAGGAGTTCACTCCGAGGCCCGCCGGACGTCCGGAACCCACTCCCGACGGTCCGCCCGCCGAGGACTTCGGACGGCAGCCCCCGCAGGACATCGCGGCCGAGCAGTCCGTGCTGGGCGCCATGATGCTCTCGAAGGACGCCATCGCGGACGTGCTCGAGGTGGTCAGCCCCGGCGACTTCTACCGGCCCGCGCACCAGTCGGTGTACGACGCGATCCTCGACCTCTACGGCGCCGGTGAGCCCGCGGACGCCGTCACCGTCTCGGCGACCCTGGACCGCAAGGGCGAGCTCAAGCGCGTCGGCGGCGCGCCGTACCTGCACACGCTGATCTCCACCGTGCCCACCGCCGCGAACGCCGGCTACTACGCGGAGATCGTCGCCGAGAAGGCGATCCTGCGCAGGCTCGTCGAGGCCGGGACCCGCATCGTCCAGTACGGCTACTCGGGGTCCGACGGTGCCGATGTCGCCGAGGTCGTGGATCGGGCCCAGGCCGCCGTCTACGACGTCACCGAGCGCAAGGCCTCCGAGGACTACGTGATCCTCGAGGAGCTGCTGCAGCCCACGATGGACGAGATCGACGCGATCGCCTCGCGCGGCGGCGTCAGCATGGGCGTCCCCACCGGCTTCACGGACTTCGACGCCCTCACCAACGGCCTACACGCCGGCCAGATGATCATCGTCGCCGGGCGTCCCGGTGCCGGTAAGTCGACGATGGCGCTCGACGTGCTGCGCTCCTGCGCCATCGAGCACCAGATGCCCGGCGTCCTGTTCAGCCTCGAGATGAGCAAGACCGAGGTGGTCATGCGCCTGCTCTCCGCGGAGGCGCGGATCAAGCTCGCCGACATGCGCTCGGGCAAGATGTCCGACGACGACTGGACCCGCCTCGCGCGCCGCATGTCGGAGATCTCCGAGGCGCCGCTGTTCGTCGACGATTCGCCCAACCTCACCATGATGGAGATCCGCGCGAAGGCCCGCCGGCTCAAGCAGCGGCACGACCTCAAGCTCATCGTCATCGACTACCTGCAGCTGATGACCTCGGGCAAGAAGGTCGAATCGCGTCAGCAGGAGGTCTCGGAGTTCTCCCGGCAGCTCAAGCTGCTCGCGAAGGAGCTCGAGGTCCCGCTCATCGCCGTCGCGCAGCTCAACCGTGGTCCCGAGCAGCGCACCGACAAGAAGCCCCAGGTCGCCGACCTCCGCGAGTCCGGCTCCCTCGAGCAGGACGCCGACATGGTCGTCCTGGTCCACCGCCCCGACGCCTACGAGCGTGACGACCCCCGCGCGGGCGAGGCCGACTTCATCCTCGGCAAGCACCGCGCCGGCCCCACCGCGACCGTCACCGTCGCGCACCAGCTGCACTACTCCCGCTTCGTGGACATGGCCAAGGGCTGA
- the rplI gene encoding 50S ribosomal protein L9, producing the protein MKLILTADVDNLGAPGDTVEVKDGYGRNYLLPRGLAIVATRGAEKQVEGIRRSQEAKRVRGLDHANELKQAIEGLESVSLTVKTAESGKLFGSVTAADVAAALKTAGGPAVDKRSIELPQGHIKSTGSFPVVVVLHPDVRAKFALTVAAQ; encoded by the coding sequence GTGAAGCTCATCCTCACCGCCGACGTCGACAACCTGGGCGCCCCCGGCGACACCGTCGAGGTCAAGGACGGCTACGGCCGCAACTACCTGCTGCCCCGCGGCCTGGCCATCGTCGCCACCCGTGGCGCCGAGAAGCAGGTCGAGGGCATCCGCCGCAGCCAGGAGGCCAAGCGTGTGCGCGGCCTCGATCACGCCAACGAGCTGAAGCAGGCCATCGAGGGCCTGGAGTCCGTCTCGCTGACCGTGAAGACCGCCGAGTCGGGCAAGCTCTTCGGCTCGGTCACCGCGGCCGATGTCGCCGCCGCGCTCAAGACCGCCGGCGGCCCCGCCGTCGACAAGCGCAGCATCGAGCTGCCGCAGGGTCACATCAAGTCCACGGGCTCGTTCCCCGTGGTCGTGGTGCTGCACCCCGACGTGCGCGCGAAGTTCGCGCTCACCGTCGCCGCGCAGTAA
- the rpsR gene encoding 30S ribosomal protein S18: protein MAGKGNGRKVRVEKAVKAKACTFCKEKNTKIDYKDTTLLRRFLSERGKIRSRRVTGNCVQHQRDIAIAVKNAREVALLPFTSTTR, encoded by the coding sequence ATGGCCGGTAAGGGCAATGGCCGGAAGGTGCGCGTCGAGAAGGCCGTCAAGGCCAAGGCGTGCACGTTCTGCAAGGAGAAGAACACCAAGATCGACTACAAGGACACCACGCTGCTGCGTCGGTTCCTGTCGGAGCGGGGCAAGATCCGCAGCCGTCGCGTGACGGGCAACTGCGTCCAGCACCAGCGCGACATCGCGATCGCCGTCAAGAACGCGCGTGAGGTGGCTCTGCTGCCGTTCACGTCGACGACCCGCTAA
- a CDS encoding single-stranded DNA-binding protein yields MAGDTVITVIGNLTADPELRFTPSGAAVANFTVASTPRTFDRNTNEWKDGEALFLRCNIWREAAENVAESLTKGTRVIVSGRLKQRSYDDREGQRRTVVELEVDEIGPSLRYATAKPTRTQRGGGGGGFGGGGQGGGGGYSQQPAQQAPRQNQPADDPWGSAPAAGSSFGGGNDDPPF; encoded by the coding sequence ATGGCAGGCGACACGGTCATCACGGTCATCGGCAATCTGACGGCGGATCCGGAGCTGCGCTTCACCCCGTCGGGTGCGGCGGTGGCCAACTTCACCGTCGCCTCCACGCCCCGGACCTTCGACCGGAACACCAACGAGTGGAAGGACGGCGAGGCGCTGTTCCTGCGGTGCAACATCTGGCGTGAGGCGGCCGAGAACGTCGCCGAATCGCTCACCAAGGGCACGCGCGTCATCGTCTCCGGTCGGCTCAAGCAGCGGTCGTACGACGATCGCGAGGGCCAGCGGCGCACAGTGGTGGAACTCGAGGTCGACGAGATCGGCCCCTCCCTTCGGTACGCGACGGCGAAGCCGACGCGCACGCAGCGCGGCGGTGGCGGCGGCGGTTTCGGTGGCGGCGGCCAGGGCGGCGGTGGCGGTTACAGCCAGCAGCCGGCCCAGCAGGCTCCGCGCCAGAACCAGCCCGCAGACGATCCGTGGGGCAGCGCCCCCGCGGCCGGGAGCAGCTTCGGCGGCGGCAACGACGATCCGCCGTTCTGA
- the rpsF gene encoding 30S ribosomal protein S6, with protein sequence MRNYELMVILDPSLDERTVAPSLETFLNVVRKDGGSVGNVDIWGKRRLAYEISKNAEGIYAVIDLTAEPATVNELDRQLKLNESVLRTKVLRQN encoded by the coding sequence ATGCGTAATTACGAACTGATGGTGATCCTGGATCCGAGCCTGGATGAGCGCACCGTCGCGCCCTCGCTGGAGACCTTCCTGAACGTGGTCCGCAAGGACGGCGGATCGGTCGGGAACGTCGACATCTGGGGCAAGCGCCGTCTTGCTTACGAGATCTCCAAGAACGCCGAAGGCATCTACGCGGTGATCGATCTGACCGCCGAGCCGGCGACCGTCAACGAGCTGGATCGTCAGCTCAAGCTGAACGAGTCGGTGCTTCGCACTAAGGTGCTGCGGCAGAACTAG
- a CDS encoding MlaE family ABC transporter permease translates to MASQSSQEAPADRPGAVDVLRRNLDDNALGPVRTLGRTVELVLHSLVSMVADLLRARIPVREIVVQAWFLVSVTAVPAFLMAIPFGVIVTIQIGSIVNQIGAGSLMGAASGLTVIQQAAPMAAGLLLGGAGASAIAADLGSRTIREEVDAMRVMGIDPVRRLVVPRILAAAFVAPLLCVFITVVGIGAAYYLAVAGQDVTPGSYWLSFGAYATTRDFGFSLVKAAIFGVMIAVLGCQHGLEAKGGARGVADAVNTTVVVSTVGIIVLNFALTQIYTTYFPMRVG, encoded by the coding sequence ATGGCATCGCAATCGTCTCAGGAAGCACCCGCGGACCGGCCCGGCGCGGTCGACGTCCTGCGCCGCAACCTCGACGACAACGCGCTCGGCCCCGTCCGCACGCTCGGGCGGACCGTCGAACTCGTCCTCCACTCGCTGGTGTCCATGGTGGCGGACCTCCTCCGGGCCCGCATCCCGGTCCGCGAGATCGTCGTCCAGGCGTGGTTCCTGGTCAGCGTCACCGCCGTCCCCGCCTTCCTGATGGCCATCCCGTTCGGTGTCATCGTCACCATCCAGATCGGCAGCATCGTCAACCAGATCGGGGCCGGCTCCCTGATGGGCGCCGCGAGCGGACTCACCGTGATCCAGCAGGCCGCGCCCATGGCCGCGGGCCTGCTCCTCGGCGGTGCCGGCGCCTCCGCGATCGCGGCCGACCTCGGCTCCCGCACCATTCGCGAGGAGGTCGACGCCATGCGGGTCATGGGCATCGACCCCGTGCGTCGGCTCGTCGTCCCGCGGATCCTCGCCGCCGCCTTCGTCGCGCCGCTGCTGTGCGTCTTCATCACGGTCGTCGGCATCGGCGCCGCGTACTACCTCGCCGTCGCCGGGCAGGACGTCACCCCGGGCAGCTACTGGCTCAGCTTCGGCGCCTACGCCACCACCCGCGACTTCGGATTCTCGCTGGTCAAAGCTGCGATCTTCGGCGTCATGATCGCCGTCCTCGGCTGCCAGCACGGCCTGGAGGCAAAGGGCGGCGCCCGCGGCGTCGCTGACGCGGTGAACACGACGGTGGTGGTCTCCACCGTCGGCATCATCGTGCTCAACTTCGCGCTCACCCAGATCTACACGACCTACTTCCCCATGAGGGTGGGCTGA
- a CDS encoding ABC transporter permease yields the protein MTIAPYRPRGLRTVGRLTDSFRGTLARLGQMVSFVVASVALIPHALRNYPKQTVRTITDLTWGRGAVIVGGGTSLMMVVLGLAVGGTVAIQAFASLDLLGMGPLTGVIAALANTREFAPILAAAGFAVQAGCRMTAEIGAMRITEEIDALEALGLRSISFVVSTRMIAGVVAIVPIFLIAIIVSFFASSTIVTLAQGDAAGTYEHYFQQFLSPADLIASIAKVVVFICAVILIHCYQGFFAAGGPEGVGVASGRAVRASMVAIVVLDMLMTIGIWGASSELVFRG from the coding sequence ATGACCATCGCCCCCTACCGCCCCAGAGGGCTCCGCACCGTCGGACGGCTGACGGACTCGTTCCGCGGCACCCTCGCGCGCCTCGGCCAGATGGTGTCGTTCGTCGTCGCGTCGGTCGCGCTGATCCCGCACGCGCTCCGGAACTACCCCAAGCAGACGGTGCGGACCATCACGGACCTCACGTGGGGCCGCGGCGCCGTGATCGTCGGCGGCGGCACGTCCCTCATGATGGTGGTGCTCGGCCTCGCCGTCGGCGGCACCGTCGCGATCCAGGCCTTCGCCTCCCTCGACCTCCTCGGCATGGGCCCGCTGACCGGCGTCATCGCCGCGCTCGCGAACACCCGCGAGTTCGCGCCGATCCTCGCCGCCGCCGGCTTCGCCGTCCAGGCCGGATGCCGGATGACCGCCGAGATCGGCGCCATGCGCATCACCGAGGAGATCGACGCCCTCGAAGCGCTGGGCCTGCGGTCGATCTCCTTCGTCGTGAGCACCCGGATGATCGCCGGCGTCGTCGCGATCGTGCCGATCTTCCTCATCGCGATCATCGTCAGCTTCTTCGCCTCCAGCACCATCGTCACGCTGGCGCAGGGCGACGCGGCCGGCACCTACGAGCACTACTTCCAGCAGTTCCTCTCCCCGGCCGACCTCATCGCGTCCATCGCGAAGGTGGTCGTCTTCATCTGCGCCGTCATCCTCATCCACTGCTACCAGGGCTTCTTCGCCGCGGGTGGGCCCGAGGGCGTGGGCGTCGCGTCCGGCCGCGCCGTTCGCGCGTCGATGGTCGCCATCGTCGTGCTCGACATGCTGATGACGATCGGCATCTGGGGCGCCAGCAGCGAACTGGTCTTCCGGGGGTGA